The following coding sequences are from one Nicotiana tomentosiformis chromosome 3, ASM39032v3, whole genome shotgun sequence window:
- the LOC104115048 gene encoding serine/arginine-rich SC35-like splicing factor SCL33, which yields MRGRSCSYSPSPHRGYSKRCRSPSPRGRFGGRLSDPPTSLLVRNLHHDCRREDLRGPFGEFGPIKDIYLPRDYYTGEQRGFGFVQYLDPADAADAKYEMDGQVLLGREITVVFAEENRKKPSEMRARERSRGRGSSQLSYSRSPRYRRSYSRSPRYARAYSRSPDYYSLPPRRRYYSRERSYSRSPYGSRSRSPVWSRSRSRSRSFDDKSSLAVLRL from the exons ATGAGGGGAAGAAGTTGCAGCTACAGTCCTAGTCCACACAGAGGTTACAGCAAGAGATGCCGTAGCCCTAGCCCGAGGGGTCGCTTTGGTGGTCGTCTGAGTGATCCGCCTACTAGTCTCTTGGTTCGCAACCTTCACCATGATTGCAG GCGTGAAGATCTTCGAGGGCCGTTTGGCGAGTTTGGTCCCATTAAGGATATTTATTTGCCACGAGATTATTACACTGG GGAGCAGCGTGGCTTTGGTTTTGTGCAGTACTTGGACCCTGCTGATGCTGCAGATGCCAAATATGAGATGGATGGCCAGGTTCTACTTGGGCGGGAGATCACTGTTGTGTTTGCCGAGGAAAACAGGAAGAAGCCTTCAGAGATGAGAGCAAGAGAGCGTTCGAG GGGTCGGGGAAGCTCCCAACTCTCTTATTCTCGGTCTCCACGGTATAGGCGGTCCTATTCTCGGTCACCGCGGTATGCTCGGGCTTATTCTCGAAGCCCTGACTACTATTCGCTACCTCCTAGGAGAAGATATTACTCAAG GGAGAGGTCTTACTCAAGATCTCCTTATGGCTCTAGGAGCAGAAGCCCAGTATGGAGTAGGAGTAGAAGCCGTAGTAGGAGCTTTGATGATAAGAGTTCTCTAGCGGTGTTGCGACTATAG